In one Rhopalosiphum padi isolate XX-2018 chromosome 3, ASM2088224v1, whole genome shotgun sequence genomic region, the following are encoded:
- the LOC132927595 gene encoding protein lifeguard 1-like, giving the protein MDNDVGFNDRVIRKNFLCKIYGIVLCQLLIAIAFMTVATFHDPTRLFLKSYPSLRIITSIITLSILITLAFCEKLRRKSPINYIFLFVITIALSFLLAVTVSRYYPKQVLSALSLATIICFALTIFALQTKIDFTVMGSTLMVAIIILMVASIVVILYPAKLMTLIISCAGSIIYSFFLIYDTQMMVGSNHRYSITPKEYILAVLAIYIDVINIFSDIFTIIVVGD; this is encoded by the exons AACGACGTTGGCTTCAACGATAGAGTTATACGCAAAAACTTCttatg TAAAATCTACGGTATTGTATTGTGCCAACTGCTAATCGCTATAGCATTTATGACTGTGGCAACTTTTCACGATCCCACTagactttttttaaaatcatatccTAGCCTCAGGATCATCACAAGTATTATtactttaagtattttaataacactCGCTTTCTGTGAAAAATTACGCCGCAAGAGtcctattaactatattttcttGTTTGTAATTACCATAGCTCTATCATTTTTATTAGCAGTGACTGTGTCTCGTTACTATCCCAAACAAGTGCTTTCGGCTCTCAGCCTagctacaataatatgttttgctCTCACAATATTTGCACTTCAGACTAAAATAGATTTTACAGTCATGGGTAGTACCTTAATGgtagctataataattttaatggttgCGTCTATCGTCGTTATATTATACCCTGCTAAATTAATGACACTCATAATTTCATGTGCAGgatcaataatatattcgttttttcttatttatgaCACCCAAATGATGGTCGGCAGTAACCATAGATATTCAATAACTCCAAAAGAATATATACTTGCAGTATTAGCCATTTATATAGACGTAATTAACATTTTCTCCgatatatttaccattattgttgTTGgtgattaa
- the LOC132927868 gene encoding actin-like protein 6B, protein MSAGGIYDASGNDPLVFDLGSHSIRFGFCDRNSPHSDIPAVVGTLLDGTESTERRTDRIKESLTYYANTNTLCVPREGMELKNIMLNGLIEDWDAFEYLMDYAYSKCLFTDPQFHPVVFTESPLNTKQNREKLTELMFEKYNVPGIMVCKNAAAAAFSCTIPTGIIVDSGATHTSAIPIYQGYVICNAIVSTPMGGNFIIKRCQQHFYNNKIDVIPNYLVANKQWVKPKKAPIWSRKNMLPKVTDTWHNYMCKSVLEDFQHTVLEVAEDPLDNNKITNLPTCHYEFPNGYNQEFGDERFKIPELLFCSDIKKNHLFSLSEIVHLCASLCSKEMRDELYDNIILTGGNSLIKGFPRRLHKDISMDLKCPRLKLTAPINSTARRFGAWIGGSLLATGEKFNDLWFSSGEYYERGTNKINLNHRYI, encoded by the exons atgAGTGCTGGCGGGATTTATGATGCTAGCGGAAACGATCCGTTAGTGTTTGACCTTGGATCTCATTCAATACGTTTTGGGTTCTGCGATCGCAATTCGCCACACTCAGATATACCAGCCGTGGTCGGTACCCTGTTGGATGGCACCGAGTCGACTGAGCGCCGTACTGATCGTATCAAGGAAAGTTTAACGTATTATGCGAACACCAACACTTTGTGCGTCCCTCGTGAAG gCATGGAACTTAAAAACATTATGCTCAATGGTTTAATCGAAGATTGGGATGCGTTTGAATACCTAATGGATTATGCTTATTCAAAGTGCTTATTCACTGATCCCCAGTTTCATCCTGTTGTATTTACTGAATCGccattaaatacaaaacaaaatagagAGAAACTAACAGaattaatgtttgaaaaatacaatGTGCCAGGGATTATGGTTTGCAAGAATGCTGCAGCAGCAGCTTTTTCTTGTACCATCCCCACAGGTATTATTGTTGATAGTGGTGCTACACATACATCTGCCATCCCAATCTATCAAGGATATGTAATATGCAACGCTATTGTCAGTACTCCAATGGGAGGAAATTTCATTATCAAAAGATGCCAACAGCACTTCTAT aataataaaattgatgtgATTCCAAATTACCTTGTTGCTAATAAACAATGGGTAAAACCAAAAAAAGCACCGATATGGTCTAGAAAAAATATGCTCCCCAAAGTAACTGATACTTGGCATAACTATATGTGTAAATCAGTTCTTGAAGACTTTCAGCATACTGTGTTAGAAGTTGCTGAAGATccacttgataataataaaataactaacttACCTACTTGTCATTATGAGTTTCCTAATGGTTACAATCAA gaATTTGGCGACGAAAGGTTCAAAATACCAGAATTATTATTCTGTTCTGATATTAAAAAGAATCACTTGTTCAGCCTAAGTGAAATTGTCCACCTTTGTGCATCATTATGCAGTAAAGAAATGAGAGACGAattatatgacaatattatactaactgGAGGAAATTCTTTAATAAAA GGTTTTCCACGGAGATTACATAAAGATATTTCTATGGATTTAAAATGTCCAAGATTGAAATTAACTGCACCTATCAATTCAACTGCTAGAAGATTTGGTGCATGGATTGGTGGTTCATTATTAGCCACAGGtgaaaaatttaatgatttgtgGTTTAGCAGCGGCGAGTATTATGAAAGAggcacaaataaaattaatctcaaccatcgttatatttaa